One Paenibacillus sp. FSL H7-0737 DNA segment encodes these proteins:
- a CDS encoding spore germination protein → MVSIIGNIKINSVGPSSTVLVGNTASVILSSNSKIYAGANSFSIGDSIGTNITNNAASSTNTMDSDVVDQVSPP, encoded by the coding sequence GTGGTTTCAATCATCGGCAATATTAAAATTAACAGCGTAGGCCCCAGTTCCACAGTCTTAGTAGGAAATACGGCATCCGTTATCTTGAGCAGTAACTCCAAAATCTATGCCGGTGCCAACTCCTTCTCCATAGGTGACTCCATAGGTACAAACATTACGAATAATGCAGCCAGCAGTACGAACACGATGGATTCAGATGTGGTGGATCAAGTATCGCCTCCTTAA
- a CDS encoding ketopantoate reductase family protein, producing the protein MRFLIVGAGAIGGYFGGRLVQKGEDVTFLVRNAKQIQLEADGLIVKSVHGDFQTSVRTISNREAVEPFDCIIIAVKAYHLPQVMNDIEPYVGEHTLILPLLNGYDQFSILQKRFGPEHVLGGLCYIETTLDSAGTIVQSSSFHSIVLGEWAGGESERTQLLLSHLDHAGFTVTLSSDIQREVWQKYIFVASLSGITTLMDSSVGPIFASPKARAIYEQLLQEIVSLAQNAGMPVGPENIASTMQKMLSVLPVFTSSMHRDMHKQLPVEADHLHGALLAMAVPGQGAYPVLETVYARLKVYESVNDMK; encoded by the coding sequence ATGCGTTTTCTTATCGTGGGTGCAGGAGCTATAGGTGGATATTTCGGGGGTCGTCTAGTTCAAAAAGGAGAAGATGTTACTTTTCTCGTCCGAAATGCCAAACAGATTCAGTTAGAAGCGGACGGTTTGATTGTAAAAAGTGTTCATGGGGATTTTCAAACTTCTGTACGAACGATTTCTAATAGGGAAGCAGTAGAGCCTTTCGACTGCATTATTATAGCGGTCAAGGCATACCATTTGCCTCAGGTGATGAATGACATTGAACCCTACGTTGGTGAACATACACTGATCCTCCCGCTCCTCAATGGTTACGATCAATTTAGCATTTTGCAGAAGCGTTTTGGCCCAGAACATGTACTGGGTGGTCTTTGTTATATAGAAACAACTCTAGATTCAGCAGGTACTATCGTTCAAAGCAGTTCGTTCCATAGTATTGTGTTGGGTGAATGGGCAGGTGGTGAGTCAGAACGAACACAGTTGCTTCTGAGTCATTTGGATCATGCTGGATTCACAGTGACATTAAGTTCTGACATTCAGCGCGAAGTGTGGCAGAAATATATATTTGTAGCTAGTCTAAGTGGGATTACCACTTTAATGGACAGCTCTGTTGGGCCTATTTTTGCTTCCCCAAAAGCACGTGCAATCTATGAGCAGCTTCTTCAAGAGATTGTTAGCTTGGCTCAAAATGCTGGAATGCCTGTGGGACCGGAAAATATAGCTTCCACGATGCAAAAGATGCTTTCTGTGTTACCTGTATTTACTTCATCCATGCATCGGGATATGCATAAGCAACTACCTGTAGAAGCGGACCATCTGCATGGGGCACTTCTGGCTATGGCTGTTCCGGGTCAAGGCGCGTATCCGGTTCTCGAAACCGTGTATGCCCGTTTGAAAGTATACGAAAGCGTTAATGATATGAAATGA
- the gerPC gene encoding spore germination protein GerPC — protein sequence MHPYYVQQVFNALRIQTEKIRLLEKQLQDLQCEVVSIKNNNIASIGPINYHFEQLKIEKLEGTLNIGITPNEGNNLDEAMINGKPIGEQEGGTPTASALSDKIRPEILKYVQEEVPSQFSRLEKEQNLSIDEQYIQMVTQDLLNQMDGRINEYVSQLPAAEEGRGYTEEESASIVEQIKRDIVTAVERHLEINITGRREPHESNRD from the coding sequence ATGCATCCGTATTATGTTCAGCAAGTCTTTAACGCATTAAGAATACAAACTGAAAAGATTCGACTTCTAGAAAAACAGCTCCAAGATTTACAGTGTGAAGTAGTCAGCATAAAGAACAATAACATTGCAAGTATAGGTCCTATAAATTATCATTTTGAACAATTGAAAATCGAGAAGCTGGAAGGCACTCTAAATATAGGCATTACACCAAATGAGGGGAATAATCTGGATGAAGCGATGATCAATGGTAAGCCTATTGGGGAGCAAGAGGGAGGGACACCAACTGCATCTGCATTATCGGATAAAATTCGTCCAGAGATTCTGAAGTATGTGCAAGAGGAAGTTCCTTCTCAATTTTCACGCTTAGAAAAAGAGCAGAACTTAAGTATTGATGAGCAGTATATCCAAATGGTAACCCAGGATCTGCTGAATCAGATGGATGGCCGGATTAACGAGTATGTAAGCCAGCTTCCTGCCGCAGAAGAAGGGCGTGGATACACAGAAGAGGAAAGTGCTTCTATTGTTGAACAAATCAAACGAGATATTGTTACGGCGGTAGAACGGCATTTGGAAATAAACATAACTGGAAGGCGGGAGCCGCATGAAAGTAACCGTGATTAA
- a CDS encoding stalk domain-containing protein, protein MKKKVVKTLCGTMILLVGMGTGALASSQLQEIKALLNGDLKIRVNGEITPLKDGNGKAVLPITYKGTTYLPVRSVSELLDVPVNYDGTAKEVIIGEQQAGVPVKQEDFNTSLYTKDPALTKYGGKNYKEVLYSAPNSNIKYTALSPNGKYQKLVLQFASVGKEVESLEIRDNDKNVLLKKVEKISPNSDLLTIEVDISGVKTIAINVTQAVDGGFIIPLDTSIYK, encoded by the coding sequence ATGAAGAAGAAGGTTGTTAAGACTTTATGCGGTACCATGATACTTTTAGTGGGCATGGGCACAGGTGCTTTAGCGAGCTCGCAGCTCCAAGAAATTAAAGCGTTGTTAAACGGAGATTTAAAAATCAGAGTGAACGGGGAGATTACCCCTCTCAAAGATGGCAATGGCAAAGCGGTACTTCCAATTACTTATAAAGGAACTACTTATCTTCCGGTACGATCTGTTTCTGAGCTTCTGGATGTTCCGGTGAATTATGACGGGACAGCCAAAGAGGTAATTATTGGCGAACAGCAGGCAGGCGTTCCCGTGAAGCAGGAGGATTTTAACACGAGTCTGTATACCAAGGACCCTGCACTGACCAAATACGGCGGCAAAAATTATAAGGAAGTTCTGTACAGCGCACCTAATTCAAATATTAAATATACCGCGCTCAGCCCTAACGGCAAATATCAGAAGCTTGTTCTACAATTCGCTTCAGTCGGCAAGGAAGTGGAATCTCTTGAAATTAGGGATAATGACAAGAATGTGCTCCTTAAAAAAGTAGAGAAGATTTCACCTAATAGTGATCTCTTGACGATTGAGGTAGATATTTCTGGAGTAAAGACCATCGCAATAAATGTGACACAAGCTGTTGACGGCGGGTTCATTATTCCGCTAGATACTTCAATTTACAAGTAA
- a CDS encoding spore germination protein GerPB, translating to MNITVYQCISVNNLKIGIISNSSVLQIGTSGRINALSHSYQSIDVPDSPPALSSAKSDSPLVCLPTPTELYTR from the coding sequence ATGAATATTACGGTGTATCAGTGCATCTCGGTCAATAATCTAAAAATTGGTATAATCTCAAATTCATCGGTTCTTCAGATCGGCACTTCCGGCCGAATTAATGCCTTGTCTCATAGTTATCAGTCTATTGACGTTCCAGACTCTCCTCCTGCTTTATCATCAGCGAAAAGTGATTCACCGCTTGTTTGCTTGCCTACACCAACTGAACTATATACACGCTAG
- a CDS encoding MDR family MFS transporter, with translation MNQHLRHIHPLAWTIIVGTMFGRLVTSMSIPFLSIYLTQVLGATPTQTGITVAVSSLAGVMASFYGGYISDIVGRKIVMLISVFGWAAVFFGFSVAQHLWVFFLVNTLNGLCRSVFEPTSRALLSDITPAESKLLVFNLRYAAINLGVVFGPIIGVQLGSAESTFPFMIAGVVYVAYGLVLFVQFKLHRSTMQNHTQAEPPRLLEALATTGRDRVFLPVLLGTIFCVLGYGHFGSTMAQYLAMNNHFTNGGQLFSYMLSLNAITVLVVQYPIVRTASKFSPIVPLILGNICVAISLLLVGLAEGVALLMFSVVIFTIGEVLLFTMMDMLIDRIAKPEMKGTYFGTIGFNNLGSVIAPIFGGVLLDHYGAQNGLTIFLPLALTTAIGLPFLIVAHKRLTAREKLSLGVDAST, from the coding sequence ATGAACCAGCATCTTAGGCATATTCACCCACTAGCTTGGACTATCATCGTCGGTACGATGTTCGGACGTTTGGTAACTTCAATGAGCATTCCGTTCTTATCCATCTATTTAACCCAAGTCCTTGGAGCCACCCCCACACAAACGGGGATTACGGTAGCCGTCAGCTCTCTGGCGGGCGTAATGGCCAGCTTCTACGGAGGATATATCTCGGATATTGTAGGCCGCAAAATTGTCATGTTAATCTCCGTATTTGGCTGGGCGGCAGTATTCTTCGGATTCTCTGTTGCACAACATCTGTGGGTGTTCTTCCTGGTCAACACCCTGAACGGTTTATGCAGATCCGTGTTTGAGCCCACATCACGGGCACTTTTATCCGACATTACCCCTGCTGAAAGTAAGCTGCTTGTATTCAATCTTAGATACGCTGCGATTAACCTTGGTGTTGTCTTTGGTCCGATTATTGGAGTACAGCTCGGTTCTGCCGAATCAACGTTTCCTTTTATGATCGCTGGTGTTGTATATGTTGCATATGGACTTGTATTATTCGTCCAATTTAAATTGCATCGTTCAACCATGCAGAATCATACGCAAGCTGAACCACCACGTTTACTTGAAGCCTTGGCAACAACCGGTAGAGACCGTGTATTCTTGCCAGTTCTACTTGGTACAATTTTTTGTGTACTTGGATACGGACATTTTGGTTCAACTATGGCGCAATATTTAGCAATGAACAACCATTTCACAAATGGTGGGCAATTATTCTCCTATATGTTGTCACTCAATGCCATTACAGTGCTCGTGGTACAGTATCCTATCGTACGTACTGCAAGCAAATTCTCACCGATTGTTCCATTGATTCTCGGAAATATCTGCGTTGCTATTAGTCTTCTCTTAGTAGGTTTAGCTGAAGGTGTAGCCCTTCTAATGTTTAGTGTCGTAATATTTACGATAGGGGAAGTACTGCTCTTTACGATGATGGATATGTTAATTGATCGGATCGCGAAGCCAGAAATGAAGGGTACGTACTTTGGAACGATTGGCTTTAACAATTTGGGGAGTGTAATCGCGCCTATCTTCGGCGGAGTGCTGCTGGATCATTATGGAGCTCAGAATGGCCTTACGATCTTCCTGCCACTCGCTTTAACCACGGCTATAGGTCTTCCTTTTCTAATCGTAGCGCACAAGAGGCTTACTGCTAGAGAGAAGTTATCTCTTGGCGTAGACGCTAGCACATAA
- a CDS encoding VOC family protein has translation MKETNQKIMTFLMFEGKAEEAMNFYTSLFDDSEVISIKRYGANEAGPEGSVMQASFSMHGQVFMCIDSYVQHGFTFTPAISLYVNCESEAEIDRVYESLAQGGQVLMPLGSYPFSPKFGWVADRFGVTWQLNFSGNA, from the coding sequence ATGAAGGAAACGAATCAAAAGATCATGACTTTTCTAATGTTCGAAGGTAAGGCAGAAGAAGCTATGAATTTCTATACGTCCTTGTTTGATGATTCCGAAGTTATTAGCATTAAGCGATATGGAGCGAATGAAGCAGGACCTGAAGGGAGTGTAATGCAAGCTTCCTTTTCTATGCATGGACAAGTATTTATGTGTATAGATAGTTATGTTCAGCACGGGTTTACCTTTACTCCAGCGATATCCTTATATGTAAATTGCGAGAGTGAAGCTGAAATTGATCGGGTCTACGAATCATTAGCGCAAGGTGGACAAGTCCTAATGCCACTTGGAAGCTATCCGTTTAGTCCGAAATTTGGTTGGGTAGCGGATCGATTTGGTGTGACCTGGCAATTAAATTTTTCGGGGAATGCGTAA
- a CDS encoding spore gernimation protein GerPD — MKVTVINRDINVNAVKVVSISGSSVFLVGDTQTINCSSAFDSVIEYAPSPPDQVRKGS, encoded by the coding sequence ATGAAAGTAACCGTGATTAACAGAGACATAAATGTAAACGCAGTAAAAGTGGTTTCGATATCAGGTTCTTCAGTATTTTTAGTAGGGGATACGCAGACGATTAACTGTTCTTCGGCGTTTGACAGCGTGATAGAGTATGCTCCGAGTCCTCCAGATCAAGTCCGAAAAGGCAGTTAA
- a CDS encoding Hsp20/alpha crystallin family protein — MSPNKSNPLDWMNEDPFFKKKLSLKSLEEQWKLDPSQIDGYVEKIIKEATAATSSSFTNETSSLQFEHLDTHNYLITKIRIPSGIHPESIWAQINRTQIKLSSLGKDHSEIIPLPVPVNPDQSRGTYKQGSLQFRMPKMSVGKFRNIDIRYL, encoded by the coding sequence ATGAGTCCGAATAAATCAAACCCTTTAGATTGGATGAACGAAGATCCCTTTTTTAAGAAAAAGTTATCCTTAAAGTCACTTGAAGAGCAATGGAAGCTGGATCCAAGCCAGATCGATGGCTATGTTGAAAAAATAATCAAAGAAGCTACTGCAGCGACTTCTTCGTCATTTACGAACGAAACCTCAAGTCTGCAATTTGAGCATCTGGACACACATAATTATTTGATCACTAAAATCCGTATTCCAAGTGGAATTCACCCCGAAAGTATTTGGGCACAAATCAACCGAACACAAATCAAATTAAGCAGTCTCGGAAAAGATCATAGCGAGATCATCCCACTCCCCGTTCCAGTCAATCCGGATCAGAGCAGAGGCACTTATAAACAAGGATCATTGCAATTCAGAATGCCGAAAATGTCAGTAGGAAAATTTAGAAATATCGACATCCGTTATTTATAA
- a CDS encoding alpha/beta hydrolase, producing MPNQPKIILEPAAQKFADDNSKPPFLPDLGPEKGRETVDTVQSSEIYKPEVEIEDLMVPGGPNGNVSIRIVRPPSSSSASLPVILYIHGAGWVFGNAHTHDRLIRELAVGAEAAIVFPNYSLSPEAKYPTAIEEIYAVLKWIAAQGSEHALDASKLSIGGDSVGGNMAAAITLMAKERSGPKIGKQLLFYPVTDASFDTESYHEFAEGYFLQRDGMKWFWDQYTTDPEERKQITASPLRASVDQLRDLPEALVITGEADVLRDEGEAYAAKLREAGVTVTAVRFQGIIHDFVMLNPLAETNAKKAAIKLATTWLREGF from the coding sequence ATGCCAAATCAACCAAAGATCATTCTTGAGCCAGCAGCGCAGAAATTTGCCGATGATAATTCCAAGCCTCCGTTCCTTCCTGATCTTGGACCAGAAAAAGGCCGTGAAACGGTAGATACTGTACAATCCAGTGAGATATATAAACCTGAAGTCGAAATTGAAGATCTTATGGTGCCAGGAGGACCTAATGGTAATGTTTCCATAAGAATTGTTCGGCCTCCTAGCTCCTCTTCCGCGTCGTTGCCAGTGATCCTTTACATTCATGGTGCTGGCTGGGTGTTTGGTAATGCACATACCCATGACCGCTTGATCCGTGAATTAGCTGTCGGAGCGGAGGCTGCCATTGTTTTTCCAAATTACAGCCTCTCTCCAGAAGCTAAATATCCTACAGCAATTGAAGAAATCTATGCTGTTCTGAAATGGATCGCTGCACAGGGTAGTGAACATGCACTTGATGCTAGCAAGCTATCCATAGGCGGTGATAGTGTCGGTGGAAATATGGCAGCCGCCATTACGCTTATGGCTAAAGAACGCAGTGGCCCGAAGATAGGGAAACAACTTTTGTTCTATCCAGTAACGGATGCCTCCTTTGATACCGAATCTTATCATGAGTTCGCCGAAGGATACTTCTTGCAGCGTGATGGAATGAAATGGTTCTGGGATCAATATACAACTGACCCTGAGGAGCGGAAGCAGATCACAGCCTCCCCGCTTCGAGCTAGTGTAGATCAGTTACGCGATCTACCTGAAGCACTAGTCATAACGGGTGAAGCAGATGTTCTACGTGATGAAGGTGAAGCTTATGCCGCCAAATTACGTGAAGCTGGAGTCACAGTCACGGCAGTTCGTTTTCAAGGGATCATACATGATTTCGTGATGCTTAATCCTTTAGCTGAAACCAATGCCAAAAAAGCCGCCATCAAGCTGGCGACTACATGGCTTCGCGAAGGTTTCTAA
- a CDS encoding ABC transporter substrate-binding protein, with amino-acid sequence MTIDRLASILCCTPRNVKFILRKLEEQGFIHWQPGRGRGNISQLTFLRTIEEVLEDNFQELINKGKIKEAIELLSRGQVSDTLKERLLMVLNKQMGFRSETESTSGLDVLRITRNRHMEVLDPAYVYTAFESYLLGQIYSTLVTYDAGSDTFLPGLAHMWEANEDCTSYIFYLRKGVRFHHGRIMTSKDVKETFQRLIDLNSPALSLYKDIERVEPEGDHRIRFELSRPNLFFLHIFSCIHMSILPHDVDLVNEVCGTGPYRLLDLNEDVLVLAAFDYYYGIRPLLDRVEIWYLPEQASNERLYELPESAQEGLLPNIICNHSIDYPALGCRYLLFNFHKDGIHQQQLFRQAIRILYSREALIKELGGNRSTPADSFLPWESSKRSIIEPTLEHARELLVASGYQGETLRLATKDKKEEREEALWLQARAASVGLHIELYLFNEFNSADIKNTSEILLAEEVLEDDWQWGMVNYFNNKLNYLFSLLRDEQILLFSDVLTDFTQSPKEERIKLLDQAEGVLRDNYWVLYGCHMNKKAQLNQSLFGLHTSSFGFLDISKLWIKTTSL; translated from the coding sequence GTGACAATAGATAGACTAGCTTCGATTCTATGCTGCACTCCGCGTAACGTAAAGTTTATTCTGCGAAAACTTGAAGAGCAGGGTTTTATACACTGGCAGCCTGGAAGAGGACGTGGAAATATCTCGCAGCTAACTTTTCTTCGAACGATTGAAGAGGTGCTTGAGGACAACTTTCAGGAACTGATTAATAAAGGGAAGATTAAGGAAGCTATAGAGTTATTAAGTCGTGGTCAGGTTAGCGACACATTAAAGGAACGGTTATTAATGGTGTTAAATAAGCAGATGGGCTTCCGTAGTGAAACGGAGTCGACATCAGGATTGGATGTCTTGCGAATTACACGAAACCGGCATATGGAAGTGCTGGATCCAGCTTATGTATATACCGCGTTTGAATCCTATTTACTCGGACAAATATATAGCACATTAGTTACCTATGATGCAGGAAGTGATACTTTTCTCCCTGGTCTGGCTCATATGTGGGAAGCCAATGAAGATTGTACAAGTTATATTTTTTATCTCCGTAAAGGTGTGCGATTCCATCACGGCAGGATAATGACCTCCAAAGACGTAAAAGAGACATTTCAACGCCTTATAGATTTGAACAGTCCAGCATTGAGCCTATACAAAGATATAGAACGAGTAGAGCCCGAAGGAGATCACAGGATCAGGTTTGAGTTATCTCGTCCCAATCTCTTTTTTCTACACATTTTCAGCTGTATTCATATGTCGATTCTTCCTCATGACGTAGATCTTGTAAATGAAGTGTGTGGAACAGGGCCCTATCGTTTACTAGATCTTAATGAAGATGTGCTAGTCCTCGCGGCATTTGACTATTATTACGGTATACGCCCGCTACTAGATCGTGTGGAAATCTGGTATTTACCAGAACAAGCTTCAAATGAACGATTGTATGAACTTCCTGAATCTGCTCAGGAAGGTTTATTACCTAATATCATCTGTAACCACAGTATTGACTACCCTGCCTTGGGATGCCGATATCTCTTGTTCAATTTCCATAAAGACGGAATTCATCAACAGCAACTATTCCGGCAGGCTATACGAATCCTTTACAGCCGAGAAGCCTTAATTAAGGAGTTAGGAGGGAACCGTAGTACCCCTGCTGATAGCTTTTTACCTTGGGAGAGCAGTAAGAGAAGTATTATTGAGCCTACTCTGGAACATGCGAGAGAGCTTCTAGTGGCAAGTGGCTACCAGGGGGAGACCTTAAGATTAGCTACAAAAGATAAAAAAGAAGAGCGAGAAGAAGCCCTGTGGCTTCAAGCACGAGCTGCTTCAGTAGGACTGCATATTGAGCTGTATTTATTCAACGAGTTTAACTCAGCAGATATAAAGAACACCTCCGAAATCCTCCTTGCTGAAGAGGTTCTTGAAGATGATTGGCAGTGGGGAATGGTTAACTACTTTAATAATAAACTTAATTATCTTTTTTCTCTGCTGAGAGATGAACAGATCTTGTTATTCTCAGATGTACTTACCGATTTCACGCAATCCCCAAAGGAAGAAAGAATAAAGTTGCTGGATCAGGCAGAAGGTGTGCTTAGGGACAACTATTGGGTGTTATATGGTTGTCATATGAATAAAAAAGCGCAGCTAAATCAAAGCTTGTTTGGACTTCACACCAGTTCATTCGGATTTCTGGATATCTCAAAACTGTGGATCAAAACTACTAGTCTTTAA
- a CDS encoding GNAT family N-acetyltransferase — protein MTKSTILSLEGITIRHFEQGDMPLLGELYNSVTSRGNAVFWWVGDEENWENVYCAFENGKMIAKGQVEIINIVPPGRSKESRHSIYLNLKTIPDREEDYDLLESMYQTLLLRALELKETLSTAYKTTLCVGNNASEIANTQFFEKEKGFCQFNSLFKMNHTLDHSYTVPELKKEFEFATWMMETPQEEELYLELETEVWPETPLGKERLSQFKQNPLWNSMVVREGERVVGSLMVWQEEKSGYIENVFVLEPWRRFGIATYMLSQALNYFRTHGLEEAYLMVLTDNDSALHLYESVGFSLSSEERRYRIELL, from the coding sequence TTGACAAAATCTACGATTCTTTCATTAGAAGGAATAACGATTCGTCATTTTGAACAAGGGGACATGCCATTACTGGGTGAGTTATATAACTCGGTTACTTCGCGGGGAAATGCTGTTTTTTGGTGGGTTGGTGATGAGGAAAACTGGGAGAATGTGTACTGCGCCTTTGAAAATGGAAAAATGATTGCCAAAGGTCAAGTAGAGATCATAAATATTGTGCCGCCTGGGCGTTCAAAGGAAAGCAGACATTCGATCTATTTGAATTTGAAAACAATACCTGATCGAGAAGAAGACTACGATTTATTAGAGAGCATGTATCAAACGCTCCTCTTGAGAGCACTTGAATTGAAGGAAACTTTATCAACAGCGTACAAAACGACGCTATGTGTCGGGAATAACGCATCAGAGATCGCAAATACGCAATTTTTTGAAAAAGAAAAGGGCTTCTGTCAATTTAATAGCTTATTTAAAATGAATCATACTCTTGATCATTCCTACACCGTACCTGAACTGAAAAAGGAATTTGAATTTGCAACTTGGATGATGGAGACGCCACAAGAAGAAGAGCTTTATTTAGAATTGGAAACAGAGGTTTGGCCAGAAACCCCACTCGGGAAAGAACGGCTATCTCAGTTTAAGCAAAATCCGCTTTGGAACTCTATGGTTGTTCGAGAAGGGGAGAGGGTTGTAGGCAGCTTGATGGTATGGCAGGAAGAGAAAAGTGGGTATATTGAAAATGTTTTTGTACTAGAGCCGTGGAGAAGATTTGGGATTGCTACGTACATGCTTTCTCAAGCGTTAAACTATTTCAGAACACATGGACTTGAAGAAGCTTATTTAATGGTGTTAACAGATAATGATTCTGCATTGCATCTTTATGAATCTGTCGGATTCAGTTTATCGAGTGAGGAAAGGCGGTATCGTATAGAACTCCTATAG